Part of the Roseofilum capinflatum BLCC-M114 genome is shown below.
GAAGCTGCTCCTGTAGCTTTAACTGCTCCTTCTATCAACGGTTAATTCGAGTTTTGATAAACTGATTTAATCAAAAAAAACGCTCTCCGTCAGGGGGGCGTTTTTTTTGGCTTTTCTGGTTGGGCTTGAGAATTGAGTTACTCTAGTGATATCAAGTCCGTAAATGTTACAGCGCTTTGCGCTGTAATGAGGTACAGCAGGGAAAGATCCCCACAACCCCCCTTAATAGGTAAAACATCTAGGAGTTTTTTCTGGTTTTACAGAGGACAACCGTAATGTGATTAGGCTAGGGAGTCCATAATTGCCGAGAGCAACCAGCATAGAAAAATCTAAGTCTTGGGTTAAAATCACCCGATTCTCTACCCTCGCCACTTCCAAAATCTCCGCATCAGCAGCAGTCGGAGGTAATACATCTGTGGTGCGTACTATGTCGTAGCCCTGTACCATAACAGCGCTTTGCGCTGTTATGGTGTAAAGTCTTAAAGGCTCAAAGCCATGTACTACAACCCTATTCCCTATTCCCTATTCCCTATTCCCTATTCCCTAGCGCGAAGCGCTATAAAGCTGCAACTGTCACAGGAGAAATATGAACGTCGGCAATTAAACGTAGACGACTCATGCTGAAGTGAAGTGAACAACGCGATCGGATACTGCCCAGGCTGCATAATTGAGAGCCTGACGAATGTCTTCTTCTTCGAGTTCTGGATACGACTCTAAAATGTCTGGAACAGATAACTGACTAGCGAGTAGTTTGAGGACAAATTCTACGGTGATCCGCATTCCCCGAATCGTTGGTTGTCCAAGGCATACTTCTGGATTGATGGTAATACGATCTAGATCGGCGATCGCCATGAGACTCCCTCCAGTATATTGACTGTTTCTCTATTGTGGCATAGAGGCGATCGCCACCCATTTCGGAGATGGGGGTCTTGAAGTCCCGCTAATTCATAAAATAAGTTAAAGATCCTTCCGGGTTGCCAGGGATGGGCTTACGATCCATAAGAACCAAATGCAAATTACTCAAATCCAGTCGGTGCTATCCATCCAGCCAGCGTGCTAGTTCATCAATAGCTAATCGATCACTATAGAAGAGGAATATCCATGAAAATAGGAGTTGCTAAAGAAGTTGAATATCGAGAACGCCGAGTTGCTCTAATTCCCGATGCGATCGCCAAGTTGAGCAAACAGGGGTTAGAAATTTGGGTCGAATCTGGCCTAGGAGAGCAAGCCTATTTTGCGGATTCTGCCTATGAGGAAGCGGGAGCGCAGGTTATTTCTGATAAAGAGAAATTATGGAAGGAAGTGGATGTCCTCTTAAAGGTCGGCTCTCCTGTGGAAGAAGAATTGGGGCTATTGACTCCTGGAAAAGTGTTAATTAGCTTTTTAAATCCCTTGGCTCAACCGGAAATGATGCAAAAGTTGGCTGATGCTCAGGTCACGGCTTTGAGTATGGAACTGATTCCCCGTACCAGTCGCGCCCAAAGTATGGATGCTTTATCCTCTCAGGCGGGGGTTGCGGGTTATAAGGCGGTGTTGATCGCGGCGGCTGTTCTGCCTAAGTTCTTCCCCATGTTAACGACGGCTGCGGGAACGATTCGACCGGCAAAGGTGTTTATCATTGGGGCGGGAGTAGCTGGCTTGCAGGCGATCGCCACTGCCAGACGACTTGGTGCTGTCGTAGAAGCCTTTGACATCCGTCCCGCAGTTAAGGAAGAAGTCCAAAGTTTGGGCGCGAAATTCGTAGAAGTGAAACTTGACGAAGAAACCGTAGCCGAAGGAGGCTATGCGCGGGAAATTTCCGAAGACTCCAAACGGCGCTCCCAAGAATTAGTCGCCGAGCATGTAAAAACGGCGGATGTGGTGATTACGACGGCTCAAGTGCCGGGTAAAAAAGCACCCCGGTTGGTGACTAAAGAAATGGTGGCCCAAATGAAACCCGGTTCGGTAGTTGTTGATTTAGCGGCTGAACAAGGGGGCAACTGTGAAGTGAGCGAAGCGGGTAAAGATGTGGTTTATGAAGGAGTCACGGTCATTGGGCCGATCAATCTGCCCGCATCGATGGCGGTTCATGCCTCGCAAATGTACGCCAAAAATATCTCGACTCTGCTGAATTATCTGGTGAAAGAAGGGGAGTTAAATCTCGATTTTGAAGACGATATTATTAGCGGCACTTGTGTCACCCACGGCGGAGAAGTCCGCAATCAGCGTGTGAAAGATGCCCTCGCTAGTGAGCAGTCTGCTGTAGCCAGTTAAATGCCCTCTCCCTATATCCCTCTCCCATAGGAGGGACTTTACTCCCCTTCTTAACTTGTTGGNNNNNNNNNNNNNNNNNNNNNNNNNNNNNNNNNNNNNNNNNNNNNNNNNNNNNNNNNNNNNNNNNNN
Proteins encoded:
- a CDS encoding DUF5615 family PIN-like protein, with product MVQGYDIVRTTDVLPPTAADAEILEVARVENRVILTQDLDFSMLVALGNYGLPSLITLRLSSVKPEKTPRCFTY
- a CDS encoding DUF433 domain-containing protein, which gives rise to MAIADLDRITINPEVCLGQPTIRGMRITVEFVLKLLASQLSVPDILESYPELEEEDIRQALNYAAWAVSDRVVHFTSA
- a CDS encoding Re/Si-specific NAD(P)(+) transhydrogenase subunit alpha, with the translated sequence MKIGVAKEVEYRERRVALIPDAIAKLSKQGLEIWVESGLGEQAYFADSAYEEAGAQVISDKEKLWKEVDVLLKVGSPVEEELGLLTPGKVLISFLNPLAQPEMMQKLADAQVTALSMELIPRTSRAQSMDALSSQAGVAGYKAVLIAAAVLPKFFPMLTTAAGTIRPAKVFIIGAGVAGLQAIATARRLGAVVEAFDIRPAVKEEVQSLGAKFVEVKLDEETVAEGGYAREISEDSKRRSQELVAEHVKTADVVITTAQVPGKKAPRLVTKEMVAQMKPGSVVVDLAAEQGGNCEVSEAGKDVVYEGVTVIGPINLPASMAVHASQMYAKNISTLLNYLVKEGELNLDFEDDIISGTCVTHGGEVRNQRVKDALASEQSAVAS